A stretch of bacterium DNA encodes these proteins:
- the selA gene encoding L-seryl-tRNA(Sec) selenium transferase, which translates to MRQKGSGVRGQGSEAGSQNKQTGLRGLPSVDKLLSDETLAPVLAQVHRRMAVRAIRAYLDELRENLKEPQHADGKPQAFSMAELLRRLERERKPTLARAINGLGVILHTGLGRAPLSKAAQEALTDVSEHFSSLEIDIETGRRGSRYRHIEPLLCELTGAEAAMVVNNNCAATLLILSGLAKGKEAIVSRGQLVEIGGAFRIPDVMMQSGCKMVEVGTTNRTHLRDYNNAITPETALLLRVHTSNYKITGFTKEVSLEEMVALAQEVNRSPLAPRPSPLLVVDDLGSGALVDLSKYGLPKEPLVQESVKAGADVICFSGDKLISASQAGIIVGKKKHIDLLKKHPLTRAMRCGKLTYAVLERTLELFLDEERAVKEHALFQLLLKTTDQMQGEADELVRRVQSLLPLPLPPGEGWGEGDNVVAKFTVRPALSEIGGGSLATESLESRVVAITPKTMHVDELARRMRLNRPPVFGRVEKGEYLLDFRTLRRDEIPIISSALLSAFQQ; encoded by the coding sequence GTGAGGCAGAAGGGGTCAGGGGTCAGGGGTCAGGGGTCAGAAGCTGGAAGTCAGAATAAGCAGACCGGACTGCGCGGACTTCCGTCGGTGGACAAACTTCTCAGTGACGAGACGCTCGCGCCCGTGCTCGCGCAAGTCCACCGCCGCATGGCGGTGCGGGCAATCCGAGCCTATCTCGACGAGCTACGGGAGAACCTGAAAGAGCCGCAACACGCAGACGGCAAGCCCCAAGCGTTCTCAATGGCGGAGTTGCTGCGCCGACTCGAACGAGAGCGCAAGCCGACGCTGGCGCGCGCCATCAATGGCCTTGGCGTCATTCTGCACACTGGGCTGGGGCGCGCGCCGCTGTCCAAGGCTGCACAGGAAGCGCTTACTGACGTGAGCGAGCACTTCTCCAGCCTTGAAATCGACATCGAGACCGGACGGCGCGGCAGCCGCTACCGGCACATCGAACCGCTGCTGTGCGAACTGACGGGCGCTGAGGCGGCGATGGTCGTCAACAACAACTGCGCGGCTACCTTGCTAATCCTGTCCGGGCTGGCCAAAGGCAAAGAGGCGATTGTCTCGCGCGGCCAGCTTGTCGAAATCGGCGGCGCGTTCCGAATCCCCGACGTGATGATGCAAAGCGGATGCAAGATGGTCGAGGTCGGCACGACCAATCGCACTCACCTGCGCGACTACAATAATGCCATCACTCCGGAGACGGCGCTCCTGCTCCGGGTTCACACCTCCAACTACAAGATTACCGGGTTCACCAAGGAAGTAAGCCTCGAAGAGATGGTAGCTCTCGCCCAAGAGGTCAATCGCTCGCCCCTCGCCCCTCGCCCCTCGCCCCTCCTCGTCGTGGACGACCTCGGTTCAGGGGCGCTCGTCGACCTTTCGAAGTACGGCCTGCCCAAGGAACCGCTGGTACAGGAATCGGTCAAGGCCGGAGCGGACGTCATCTGCTTCTCCGGGGACAAACTCATTTCCGCGTCGCAAGCCGGCATCATCGTCGGCAAGAAGAAGCACATCGACCTGCTGAAGAAGCATCCGCTCACCCGGGCCATGCGCTGCGGCAAGCTCACCTACGCCGTGCTCGAACGGACACTGGAGCTGTTCCTTGACGAGGAACGCGCAGTCAAGGAACATGCGCTCTTCCAGTTACTGCTGAAGACCACGGACCAGATGCAGGGCGAAGCCGATGAACTCGTGCGCCGGGTTCAGTCTCTTCTCCCTCTCCCTCTCCCTCCGGGAGAGGGTTGGGGTGAGGGCGACAACGTCGTGGCCAAGTTCACCGTCAGACCTGCTCTTTCCGAAATCGGCGGCGGCTCACTCGCGACCGAGAGCCTCGAATCGCGGGTAGTTGCCATCACGCCGAAGACGATGCATGTCGACGAGCTGGCCCGTCGCATGCGTCTCAATCGGCCCCCGGTGTTCGGCCGGGTCGAAAAGGGCGAATACCTGCTCGACTTCCGTACCCTCCGCCGCGACGAAATCCCCATTATCTCTTCCGCGCTCCTCTCCGCTTTCCAGCAGTAG
- a CDS encoding DUF2007 domain-containing protein — protein sequence MALKAIYKPENELMANSVRDLFEENGIPAMIRSFQMPAYDGLARVMRPVWGEVLVEEEDMARAREILDAFLSTDAGDAGKQE from the coding sequence GTGGCACTCAAAGCAATCTACAAGCCCGAAAACGAGTTGATGGCGAACTCGGTCCGCGACCTGTTCGAAGAGAACGGGATTCCGGCGATGATTCGTTCGTTCCAGATGCCGGCCTACGACGGCCTCGCGCGGGTGATGCGTCCGGTCTGGGGCGAGGTGCTGGTAGAGGAGGAGGACATGGCGCGCGCCAGGGAAATCCTCGACGCTTTTCTTTCCACGGATGCCGGCGATGCCGGCAAGCAGGAGTAG
- a CDS encoding saccharopine dehydrogenase C-terminal domain-containing protein: MKFIVIGAGMQARAVAYDLVRQEDVDEVRICDVDAERLQDLKRRLRSAKVKTFEADAGDRRRMTELMRPCDVAVSCVPYFSNLNLAHAAIASRTHFCDLGGNNDVVHAELALSGQAKKAGLTVVPDCGLAPGMVSILAADGFSRLERTDAIHIRVGGLPRHPRPPLNYALVFSANGLINEYVEPCLVLREGRLTWREPLAEVEELEFPKPFGKLEAFNTSGGTSTLPYTYRGRVKTLNYKTIRYPGHCAKFRLLFDLGLTDMKPTSVDGKLIVPRHLLIHRLEAVLPWEKDDVVLLRVEVNGKGSRDRGIKRPSGGRTISYELIDYADRKSGLTAMERTTGFSAAIVALMLGRGQVGCAGAFTGENCVPSAAYIKELRRRGLRLRVSLD, from the coding sequence ATGAAATTCATTGTGATAGGCGCCGGAATGCAGGCGCGGGCAGTGGCCTACGACCTTGTGCGACAGGAAGACGTCGACGAGGTGAGAATCTGCGACGTGGATGCGGAGCGGCTGCAGGACCTGAAACGCCGCCTGCGTAGCGCGAAGGTCAAGACGTTCGAAGCCGATGCCGGTGACAGGCGGCGCATGACGGAATTGATGAGGCCCTGCGATGTGGCGGTGAGTTGCGTCCCGTATTTCTCTAATCTTAACCTGGCGCACGCTGCCATTGCATCGCGCACGCACTTCTGCGACCTCGGCGGGAACAACGACGTGGTGCATGCGGAGCTTGCGCTGAGCGGGCAGGCGAAGAAGGCCGGCTTGACCGTGGTGCCCGACTGCGGACTGGCACCGGGTATGGTGAGCATCCTCGCTGCGGACGGGTTCTCGCGCCTGGAACGCACGGATGCCATCCACATCCGAGTGGGCGGGCTGCCGCGCCATCCCAGGCCTCCGCTCAACTACGCGTTGGTCTTCTCAGCCAATGGGCTAATTAACGAGTACGTCGAGCCGTGCCTGGTTCTGCGGGAAGGCAGGCTGACGTGGCGCGAGCCGCTGGCTGAAGTCGAGGAACTGGAATTCCCGAAGCCGTTCGGCAAGCTGGAGGCGTTCAATACCTCGGGCGGGACGTCGACGCTGCCCTACACCTACCGCGGTCGAGTGAAGACGCTCAATTACAAGACGATCAGGTATCCGGGCCACTGCGCCAAGTTCCGGTTGCTCTTCGACCTTGGTCTCACCGACATGAAGCCGACTAGCGTGGACGGCAAACTCATCGTCCCGCGTCACCTGCTGATTCACCGCCTCGAGGCAGTGCTGCCGTGGGAGAAGGATGATGTGGTGCTGCTGAGGGTGGAAGTGAACGGGAAGGGATCAAGGGATCGAGGGATCAAGAGACCGAGTGGCGGAAGGACGATAAGTTACGAACTGATTGACTACGCGGATCGGAAGAGCGGACTGACCGCGATGGAGCGAACGACCGGTTTCTCGGCGGCGATTGTCGCGCTGATGCTGGGCCGCGGCCAAGTCGGATGCGCCGGGGCGTTCACCGGCGAGAATTGCGTGCCGTCTGCCGCGTACATCAAGGAACTGCGCCGGCGCGGTCTGCGTCTGCGCGTTAGCTTGGACTGA